The DNA segment AGTTCCGGTCGAGCACGCGCATGCCGCGGGCCTCGAGGTGATCGGCCGCGAGCTGTTCGCCTCGCCGACCGAGGTCGATGTGGTGTGCCATGCGCACAGGCTTCCGGGCGACCGCGCACCGGGATCGGCGCACCACGGCATCCGTTCACGCGACGGCGACCCGCTGCCCTGTTGAGGACGGGTGGGCCGGCTCGCGGGCGGCCCGGGCGCACGGGCCGAGGCGGGTGCTACTCCTCGAGTGCGAGGTCCTTGGGCAGTTCGAACTCGCGCGTGGCGAGCTCCTCGACGTTCACGTCCTTGAAGGTCAGCACCCGGACCGACTTCACGAAGCGGTCGGCGCGGTAGACGTCCCAGACCCAGACGTCCTTCATCGAGAGCTCGAAGTAGAAGTCGTGCTCGGTGTCGCGACGCACGAGTTCCACCTCGTTCGCGAGGTAGAACCGGCGCTCGGTCTCGACCACGTACTTGAACTGCGACACGATGTCGCGGTACTCGCGGTAGAGCGCGAGTTCCACTTCGCGGTCATAGTCGTCGAACTCGTCTTCATCCATCGTGGTTCATCCTACTTCGAGGTCGAACAGCGACGGCGCCGGTTCGGGGGCGCGGTCGTGCAGCCAGGTGCGCCGATGCAGGTCGCTCGGGCCGTGCTCGGCGAGCGCGGCGAAGTGGGCGCGGCTGGAGTAGCCCTTGTTCTCGTCCCAGTGGTAGAGGGGGGTCGCCTCATGCGCGCGGCGCATGGCCCGGTCGCGGTGGACCTTGGCGATGACGGATGCCGCGGAGACCGACGCGCAGTCGCGGTCGGCCTTGATCCGGGTGATCACCCGGGCGCGATGCTCGATGCGTGCGCTCAGCCAATCGTGGTTGCCGTCGAGCAGGAGCGGGGCGCCGGACACGAGGCCGGAATCGATCCCGAGCGCGGCGAAGGCCCGGGCACCGGCCATGCCGAGGCAGGCCATGATGCCGTGGCGGTCGATCTCCTCGGCGGTGGCCTCGCCGACCGCTGAGGCGAGCACCCAGGCCGACGCGCGCGGCGCGAGCAGTTCGCGCTTGGGTTCGGGCAGCAGCTTGGAGTCGCGCAGGCCCGCCGGCATCCGCTTCACGCTCGCATCGATGACGACCATGCCGACCGCGACCGGTCCGGCGAGCGCCCCTCGTCCGACCTCGTCGCACGCGAGCACGACCGGTGCGCCCCCCGCGAGCAGGTCTCGTTCGAGCTTGAGCGTCGGCACGCCGGCCGGGCTCACCTCAGCCGGTCCCCTCGTCGACGCCGGCGAACACCTGCGGGTAGTTGTCGAGCCACGCCCAGTTCGAGATCGGCCAGCTCACGACGACCGCGCGGCCGACGACGTTCTCGATCGGCACGAAGCCCTCGAGCGGCGTTCCGGTGTTGTAGCGGGAGTCCTTCGAGTTGTACCGGTTGTCGCCCATGACCCACAGCGAGTCCTCCGGCACGGTGACCTCGAAATCGTCGCGGGAGACCTTGGTGTCGCCGGGCGGCAGCACGACGTAGGGCTCGTCGAGCGGGATGCCGTTGACGCTCATCTGGCCGAGGGCGTTGCAGCACTCGACGTGATCGCCGGGCAGGCCGACCACCCGCTTGACGAGGTGGTCGTTGGAGTCGGACGCGGACAGCCCGACGAAGGTCAGGAACCCGTCGATGACCGCGATGAGCGGCGGCTTGGCCTCGTCGGCGCGCGCGGGCAGCCACCCGCCCGGGTCGCGGAACACGACGACGTCGCCGTGCTCGATCGATGCGACCTCGGGCACCAGCTGGTTGACGATGATGCGGTCGTCGCGCATCAGCGTCTGCTCCATCGAGGCGGACGGGATGAAGAACGACCGGATCAGGAACGTCTTGATGAGGAACGAGACGAGCACGGCGACCAGGAAGATCACCACCAGGTCGCGCAGGAACAGCAGCGCGCTCTTGCGGCGCGACGCTGCTCCGGATTCGGCGCGATCCTCGCGCTCGGTACGTGTGTCTTCTGTCATTGAAATGGCTCGAGCTCCCCGCCCCAGTCTAGGGGTGGGGAGCTCGAGCGGATGACGCGTGCGGAGCGGCGCGGGGCCGATCAGTTGTCGCGCTTCTCCTTGATCTTCGCCTTCTTGCCGCGCAGTTCGCGCAGGTAGTAGAGCTTCGCGCGGCGGACGTCGCCGCGGGTGACGACCTCGATGCGGTCGATGACCGGCGAGTGCACCGGGAACTTGCGCTCGACGCCGACCTGGAAGCTGATCTTGCGGACCGTGAAGGTCTCGCGGACGCCCTCGCCCGAACGGCCGATGACGACGCCCTGGAAGATCTGGACACGCGAACGCGTGCCCTCGATGATGTTCACGTGCACCTTGACGGTGTCGCCGGGACGGAAGTCCGGGATGTCCGAACGCAGGCTCGCGGCGTCGACGTGGTCGAGGATGTGCATGATGGTTCGCTCTCTGCGCCCGCAACCGGTCGAACGCGGATCAGTGATGAAGTGAGGAATCGGTGCCGTTCGCGCGATGACTCGCGACGTGCGGGCTCCCCGGAGGCAGAGCCGTGCGACGGCACGAAGGTCTATTCTGCCAGATCGGCGGCGTGCGTCAAAAAGCGGATGCCGCGGTGCCCGCGCCACGACCGTGGCGGGTTCAGCCGCGCTGCTCCCAGCGCCGCTCCTCGTGGATGACGATGACCTCGCCGGCGTCATCTGCCGCGGTCGCCCGCGGCGACGGACCACCCGGTGCCGCGGCGGGCCGGCCCTGGGCCGCGAGGCGCTCGTACTCGTCCATGGTGGCGCGCATGCGCTTGGCGCCGTCGCGGACGAGCCGCCACACCGCGTACCAGAAGGCGGCGATCGCGCCGACCATCGCGAGGATCGCGAACGTGATGCCCGAGGGGCCGTAGAACCCCGCGCCGACGATGAGCAGGTGCCACGCGCCGATCACCGCGACATCCGCCCATTCGACGGCCTTGGCCTGGCGCACGCCCGGCCGGGCTGCGATCAACAGCGCGATCACGCCGAGCGCGACGAACGCGATCGGCGCGGCGAACATCAGCCCGAGGACGCCCCAGCCGCTGTCGCCGAAGATCGCGTAGCCGAGCAGCAACCAGAGCGGCAGCACGAACGCCGCGGCGAACTGCCACCGGTAGAACCCCCGTCGGAGAAGCATGCGGCAAGCGTACTTCGCGCCGACTGCGCGTCGGCCGGGTGTTCACTCAGGGCGGAGCCGACAGAATGGGACACGTGATCGAACTGAGGACCCCCGCGGAGATCGAAGAGATGCGACCGGCCGGCCGCTTCGTGGCCGGCGTGATCGAGGCGACGTCGAAGGCCGCGGCCGTCGGCGTGAACCTGCTGGAACTCGATGCGCTCGCGCACGAGATGATCCGCAAGGCCGGCGCCGAGAGCTGCTACATCGACTACCACCCGTCGTTCGGCGCGAGCCCGTTCGGCAAGGTCATCTGCACCTCGGTCAACGACGCGGTCCTGCACGGCCTGCCGCGCGACTACACGCTGAAGGACGGCGACCTGCTCACGGTCGACTTCGCGGCGTCGGTCGACGGCTGGGTGGCGGACTCGGCGATCTCGGTCGTCGTGGGCACCCCGCGCGAGGAGGACCTCCGGCTCATCGACACGACCCGTCGCGCACTCGACGCCGGGATCTCCGCGGCCCGACCGGGCAACCGCATCGGCGACATCTCGCGCGCGATCGCCGACGTCGCGAAGGCCGAGGGGCTCTCGATCAACACCGACTTCGGCGGCCACGGCGTCGGACGGACGATGCACGGCGAACCGCACGTGCCCAACAACGGCCGGCCGGGCCGCGGGCTCCCGCTCAAGCCGGGCCTCGTGATCGCGATCGAGCCGTGGTTCCTGCACACGACGGACCGCATCTTCACCGACCCCGACGGGTGGACCCTTCGCAGCGTCGACGGGTCGCGGGGAGCGCACTCAGAGCACACGATCGCCATCACCGACGGCGACCCGATCGTGCTCACCGCGCGAGGCTGAGTCGCTCACGCCTCGAGTTCCACCTCGATCATCCCGCCGACGACGCGCGTGCGGAACGTTCGCAACCCGAGCGACGGGTCGCTGAAGCAC comes from the Agromyces marinus genome and includes:
- the rplS gene encoding 50S ribosomal protein L19, producing MHILDHVDAASLRSDIPDFRPGDTVKVHVNIIEGTRSRVQIFQGVVIGRSGEGVRETFTVRKISFQVGVERKFPVHSPVIDRIEVVTRGDVRRAKLYYLRELRGKKAKIKEKRDN
- the lepB gene encoding signal peptidase I, producing MTEDTRTEREDRAESGAASRRKSALLFLRDLVVIFLVAVLVSFLIKTFLIRSFFIPSASMEQTLMRDDRIIVNQLVPEVASIEHGDVVVFRDPGGWLPARADEAKPPLIAVIDGFLTFVGLSASDSNDHLVKRVVGLPGDHVECCNALGQMSVNGIPLDEPYVVLPPGDTKVSRDDFEVTVPEDSLWVMGDNRYNSKDSRYNTGTPLEGFVPIENVVGRAVVVSWPISNWAWLDNYPQVFAGVDEGTG
- the map gene encoding type I methionyl aminopeptidase; translation: MIELRTPAEIEEMRPAGRFVAGVIEATSKAAAVGVNLLELDALAHEMIRKAGAESCYIDYHPSFGASPFGKVICTSVNDAVLHGLPRDYTLKDGDLLTVDFAASVDGWVADSAISVVVGTPREEDLRLIDTTRRALDAGISAARPGNRIGDISRAIADVAKAEGLSINTDFGGHGVGRTMHGEPHVPNNGRPGRGLPLKPGLVIAIEPWFLHTTDRIFTDPDGWTLRSVDGSRGAHSEHTIAITDGDPIVLTARG
- a CDS encoding ribonuclease HII, coding for MSPAGVPTLKLERDLLAGGAPVVLACDEVGRGALAGPVAVGMVVIDASVKRMPAGLRDSKLLPEPKRELLAPRASAWVLASAVGEATAEEIDRHGIMACLGMAGARAFAALGIDSGLVSGAPLLLDGNHDWLSARIEHRARVITRIKADRDCASVSAASVIAKVHRDRAMRRAHEATPLYHWDENKGYSSRAHFAALAEHGPSDLHRRTWLHDRAPEPAPSLFDLEVG
- a CDS encoding DUF2469 family protein gives rise to the protein MDEDEFDDYDREVELALYREYRDIVSQFKYVVETERRFYLANEVELVRRDTEHDFYFELSMKDVWVWDVYRADRFVKSVRVLTFKDVNVEELATREFELPKDLALEE